In Leptidea sinapis chromosome 21, ilLepSina1.1, whole genome shotgun sequence, the following proteins share a genomic window:
- the LOC126970517 gene encoding spondin-1-like isoform X3, giving the protein MDLFTNNVIKTSNGVSRLNTLIILVSVINTATGQLGRCDQTPTQADVTTPSENNGIYRMSISTKGNDTNIYRPDQTYVLKLTSNNPTRPFRWFMITVEDPDVDNSPQFDHKSVDVGSLKTIDTNRQARYSERCYNSVENTDNSDKYKVEIHWVSPKQNDRKQTVRLRAMVAENSEVWYTGENLTIILEKDNRKPLDSPPYSPTDTCNLCSEARYEVIFNGRWSRMTHPRYYPSRPDDNGYSYMVGASHSYDYILWQPGDKASPGLQKLAEEADISVVEREIINAMSLHNGTRTLIRVLVGMKPSPDWFLGASRFELCTDIGWLEYSEIPLYPWDAGTMDGVSYESPTSMTQPVDTVDRVAVGSFNQESPFYQMNLNELKPFAILQVRRLDVYPLNGVECSNDKGTDEAVINDEGISSYIDEEPRVLSSRQNTEECVMSDWSEWSECKPDSGNCGLGTQIRSRRTQRKLNYEGYLVQTNEQIPIENCRTNENDALVQSQQCFVNC; this is encoded by the exons ATGGATTTGTTCACAAATAACGTGATAAAAACAAGTAATGGGGTTTCCAG GTTGAATACACTGATTATTTTAGTGTCTGTCATAAATACAGCGACCGGCCAGTTGGGTCGCTGTGATCAGACTCCAACACAAGCGGACGTCACCACGCCCAGCGAAAACAACGGGATCTACAGGATGAGTATCAGTACTAAGGGGAATGATACCAACATATACAGACCTGATCAGACATATGTTT TAAAATTAACATCGAACAACCCAACTCGTCCGTTCCGATGGTTTATGATAACAGTAGAAGACCCCGACGTTGACAACAGTCCACAGTTCGACCACAAATCTGTCGACGTCGGCAGTCTGAAGACAATAGACACCAACCGGCAGGCACGATACAGCGAGCGATGTTATAATTCCGTTGAAAATACAGATAATTCTGATAAATATAAGGTTGAG ATCCACTGGGTGTCACCAAAGCAAAATGATAGAAAGCAGACAGTTCGTCTTCGAGCAATGGTCGCGGAGAACAGCGAAGTGTGGTACACCGGCGAGAACCTGACCATCATTTTGGAGAAAGACAACAGGAAACCACTGGACAGTCCTCCATATTCTCCGACAGACACTTGCAATCTGTGCAGCGAAGCAAGATACGAG GTTATATTCAACGGTCGCTGGTCAAGAATGACGCATCCGCGCTACTATCCCAGCCGTCCGGATGATAATGGTTACAGTTACATGGTTGGAGCTTCCCATTCTTACGATTACATCCTGTGGCAGCCGGGAGACAAAGCTAGTCCAGGATTGCAGAAGTTGGCAGAAGAAGCCGACATCAGTGTCGTTGAGAGGGAAATCATTAACGCG ATGTCACTTCACAATGGCACCCGGACCTTGATTAGAG TGCTGGTGGGTATGAAGCCTTCTCCAGACTGGTTCCTCGGTGCCTCGCGGTTTGAGCTCTGCACGGATATCGGCTGGCTGGAATATTCGGAAATACCTCTATACCCTTGGGATGCTGGCACCATGGATGGCGTTTCATATGAG TCGCCAACGTCCATGACACAACCCGTAGACACTGTAGACAGAGTAGCGGTTGGTTCGTTCAACCAGGAGTCCCCCTTCTATCAGATGAACCTCAATGAACTGAAGCCGTTTGCTATTCTGCAAGTGAGAAGACTGGACGTCTACCCATTGAATGGAGTTGAATGCAGTAATGATAAGG GTACCGATGAAGCAGTTATCAATGATGAAGGCATCTCAAGTTATATTGATGA AGAACCAAGAGTACTATCGTCGCGACAAAACACTGAGGAGTGCGTGATGAGTGACTGGAGCGAGTGGTCGGAATGCAAACCTGACTCTGGTAACTGCGGACTTGGAACACAGATTAGATCTCGCAGAACACAAAGGAAGTTGAATTACGAAGGCTATTTG gtACAAACAAATGAACAAATTCCTATAGAAAACTGTCGCACAAATGAAAATGACGCCTTAGTTCAATCTCAGCAATGTTTTGTAAATTGTTAa
- the LOC126970517 gene encoding spondin-2-like isoform X2, protein MHNNTRYKSFVVLNTLIILVSVINTATGQLGRCDQTPTQADVTTPSENNGIYRMSISTKGNDTNIYRPDQTYVLKLTSNNPTRPFRWFMITVEDPDVDNSPQFDHKSVDVGSLKTIDTNRQARYSERCYNSVENTDNSDKYKVEIHWVSPKQNDRKQTVRLRAMVAENSEVWYTGENLTIILEKDNRKPLDSPPYSPTDTCNLCSEARYEVIFNGRWSRMTHPRYYPSRPDDNGYSYMVGASHSYDYILWQPGDKASPGLQKLAEEADISVVEREIINAMSLHNGTRTLIRGKRHYHPDMHAPSHAVFRVDRIHHLFSVLVGMKPSPDWFLGASRFELCTDIGWLEYSEIPLYPWDAGTMDGVSYESPTSMTQPVDTVDRVAVGSFNQESPFYQMNLNELKPFAILQVRRLDVYPLNGVECSNDKGTDEAVINDEGISSYIDEEPRVLSSRQNTEECVMSDWSEWSECKPDSGNCGLGTQIRSRRTQRKLNYEGYLVQTNEQIPIENCRTNENDALVQSQQCFVNC, encoded by the exons ATGCATAATAACACACGATATAAAAGTTTTGTAGT GTTGAATACACTGATTATTTTAGTGTCTGTCATAAATACAGCGACCGGCCAGTTGGGTCGCTGTGATCAGACTCCAACACAAGCGGACGTCACCACGCCCAGCGAAAACAACGGGATCTACAGGATGAGTATCAGTACTAAGGGGAATGATACCAACATATACAGACCTGATCAGACATATGTTT TAAAATTAACATCGAACAACCCAACTCGTCCGTTCCGATGGTTTATGATAACAGTAGAAGACCCCGACGTTGACAACAGTCCACAGTTCGACCACAAATCTGTCGACGTCGGCAGTCTGAAGACAATAGACACCAACCGGCAGGCACGATACAGCGAGCGATGTTATAATTCCGTTGAAAATACAGATAATTCTGATAAATATAAGGTTGAG ATCCACTGGGTGTCACCAAAGCAAAATGATAGAAAGCAGACAGTTCGTCTTCGAGCAATGGTCGCGGAGAACAGCGAAGTGTGGTACACCGGCGAGAACCTGACCATCATTTTGGAGAAAGACAACAGGAAACCACTGGACAGTCCTCCATATTCTCCGACAGACACTTGCAATCTGTGCAGCGAAGCAAGATACGAG GTTATATTCAACGGTCGCTGGTCAAGAATGACGCATCCGCGCTACTATCCCAGCCGTCCGGATGATAATGGTTACAGTTACATGGTTGGAGCTTCCCATTCTTACGATTACATCCTGTGGCAGCCGGGAGACAAAGCTAGTCCAGGATTGCAGAAGTTGGCAGAAGAAGCCGACATCAGTGTCGTTGAGAGGGAAATCATTAACGCG ATGTCACTTCACAATGGCACCCGGACCTTGATTAGAGGTAAGCGCCATTACCATCCAGACATGCACGCACCTTCGCATGCGGTGTTCCGTGTGGATCGAATACACCATCTGTTCTCAGTGCTGGTGGGTATGAAGCCTTCTCCAGACTGGTTCCTCGGTGCCTCGCGGTTTGAGCTCTGCACGGATATCGGCTGGCTGGAATATTCGGAAATACCTCTATACCCTTGGGATGCTGGCACCATGGATGGCGTTTCATATGAG TCGCCAACGTCCATGACACAACCCGTAGACACTGTAGACAGAGTAGCGGTTGGTTCGTTCAACCAGGAGTCCCCCTTCTATCAGATGAACCTCAATGAACTGAAGCCGTTTGCTATTCTGCAAGTGAGAAGACTGGACGTCTACCCATTGAATGGAGTTGAATGCAGTAATGATAAGG GTACCGATGAAGCAGTTATCAATGATGAAGGCATCTCAAGTTATATTGATGA AGAACCAAGAGTACTATCGTCGCGACAAAACACTGAGGAGTGCGTGATGAGTGACTGGAGCGAGTGGTCGGAATGCAAACCTGACTCTGGTAACTGCGGACTTGGAACACAGATTAGATCTCGCAGAACACAAAGGAAGTTGAATTACGAAGGCTATTTG gtACAAACAAATGAACAAATTCCTATAGAAAACTGTCGCACAAATGAAAATGACGCCTTAGTTCAATCTCAGCAATGTTTTGTAAATTGTTAa
- the LOC126970517 gene encoding spondin-2-like isoform X1: protein MDLFTNNVIKTSNGVSRLNTLIILVSVINTATGQLGRCDQTPTQADVTTPSENNGIYRMSISTKGNDTNIYRPDQTYVLKLTSNNPTRPFRWFMITVEDPDVDNSPQFDHKSVDVGSLKTIDTNRQARYSERCYNSVENTDNSDKYKVEIHWVSPKQNDRKQTVRLRAMVAENSEVWYTGENLTIILEKDNRKPLDSPPYSPTDTCNLCSEARYEVIFNGRWSRMTHPRYYPSRPDDNGYSYMVGASHSYDYILWQPGDKASPGLQKLAEEADISVVEREIINAMSLHNGTRTLIRGKRHYHPDMHAPSHAVFRVDRIHHLFSVLVGMKPSPDWFLGASRFELCTDIGWLEYSEIPLYPWDAGTMDGVSYESPTSMTQPVDTVDRVAVGSFNQESPFYQMNLNELKPFAILQVRRLDVYPLNGVECSNDKGTDEAVINDEGISSYIDEEPRVLSSRQNTEECVMSDWSEWSECKPDSGNCGLGTQIRSRRTQRKLNYEGYLVQTNEQIPIENCRTNENDALVQSQQCFVNC, encoded by the exons ATGGATTTGTTCACAAATAACGTGATAAAAACAAGTAATGGGGTTTCCAG GTTGAATACACTGATTATTTTAGTGTCTGTCATAAATACAGCGACCGGCCAGTTGGGTCGCTGTGATCAGACTCCAACACAAGCGGACGTCACCACGCCCAGCGAAAACAACGGGATCTACAGGATGAGTATCAGTACTAAGGGGAATGATACCAACATATACAGACCTGATCAGACATATGTTT TAAAATTAACATCGAACAACCCAACTCGTCCGTTCCGATGGTTTATGATAACAGTAGAAGACCCCGACGTTGACAACAGTCCACAGTTCGACCACAAATCTGTCGACGTCGGCAGTCTGAAGACAATAGACACCAACCGGCAGGCACGATACAGCGAGCGATGTTATAATTCCGTTGAAAATACAGATAATTCTGATAAATATAAGGTTGAG ATCCACTGGGTGTCACCAAAGCAAAATGATAGAAAGCAGACAGTTCGTCTTCGAGCAATGGTCGCGGAGAACAGCGAAGTGTGGTACACCGGCGAGAACCTGACCATCATTTTGGAGAAAGACAACAGGAAACCACTGGACAGTCCTCCATATTCTCCGACAGACACTTGCAATCTGTGCAGCGAAGCAAGATACGAG GTTATATTCAACGGTCGCTGGTCAAGAATGACGCATCCGCGCTACTATCCCAGCCGTCCGGATGATAATGGTTACAGTTACATGGTTGGAGCTTCCCATTCTTACGATTACATCCTGTGGCAGCCGGGAGACAAAGCTAGTCCAGGATTGCAGAAGTTGGCAGAAGAAGCCGACATCAGTGTCGTTGAGAGGGAAATCATTAACGCG ATGTCACTTCACAATGGCACCCGGACCTTGATTAGAGGTAAGCGCCATTACCATCCAGACATGCACGCACCTTCGCATGCGGTGTTCCGTGTGGATCGAATACACCATCTGTTCTCAGTGCTGGTGGGTATGAAGCCTTCTCCAGACTGGTTCCTCGGTGCCTCGCGGTTTGAGCTCTGCACGGATATCGGCTGGCTGGAATATTCGGAAATACCTCTATACCCTTGGGATGCTGGCACCATGGATGGCGTTTCATATGAG TCGCCAACGTCCATGACACAACCCGTAGACACTGTAGACAGAGTAGCGGTTGGTTCGTTCAACCAGGAGTCCCCCTTCTATCAGATGAACCTCAATGAACTGAAGCCGTTTGCTATTCTGCAAGTGAGAAGACTGGACGTCTACCCATTGAATGGAGTTGAATGCAGTAATGATAAGG GTACCGATGAAGCAGTTATCAATGATGAAGGCATCTCAAGTTATATTGATGA AGAACCAAGAGTACTATCGTCGCGACAAAACACTGAGGAGTGCGTGATGAGTGACTGGAGCGAGTGGTCGGAATGCAAACCTGACTCTGGTAACTGCGGACTTGGAACACAGATTAGATCTCGCAGAACACAAAGGAAGTTGAATTACGAAGGCTATTTG gtACAAACAAATGAACAAATTCCTATAGAAAACTGTCGCACAAATGAAAATGACGCCTTAGTTCAATCTCAGCAATGTTTTGTAAATTGTTAa